One Paroedura picta isolate Pp20150507F chromosome 16, Ppicta_v3.0, whole genome shotgun sequence genomic region harbors:
- the FIZ1 gene encoding flt3-interacting zinc finger protein 1 — translation MENCSKQWPEGQGPLEAPGIGPATRTVEECAVLYSDAEDDPALLTDNGGGARAPFHCSECDKSFRYRSDLRRHFARHTELKPFQCPHCVKSFKHSFNLVNHIRSHTGERPYRCTMCPKGFRDSTGLLHHQVVHTGEKPYCCHVCELRFSSRSSLGRHLKRQHRASPAATAPQPPIPRCLACGKEQSPLGHLCSAGRGRAAPFGCGACGRHFQLACELRRHWLAHTDIKPFKCPECERDFNAASLLERHKLTHAKDRPPPCQVCVGKVQQADKSLAPEGLGEGQKAGEPEDGALQHSRGCPNRHSPDSRPPETLYQCECGTFFANGNTLAAHLTAHGGEPSFTCGICGQPFVNLQSLEEHQLSHAVAAPPAPGSGSELERHLLPQLDLRTFPARPGKKLYKCSECEKYFRSPRDLDRHVLVHTGEKPYQCTECGKFFRHECYLKRHRLLHSGERPFKCTVCHKGFITLSNLSRHLKLHRGID, via the coding sequence ATGGAGAACTGCAGCAAGCAATGGCCAGAGGGCCAGGGCCCCCTGGAGGCGCCGGGAATCGGCCCAGCCACCAGAACTGTCGAAGAGTGCGCGGTTCTGTACTCTGACGCAGAGGATGATCCAGCGCTCCTGACCGACAACGGAGGCGGCGCCAGGGCCCCTTTCCACTGCTCCGAGTGCGACAAGAGTTTCCGCTACCGCTCCGACTTGCGCCGCCATTTTGCCCGGCACACGGAACTGAAACCGTTCCAGTGCCCTCACTGCGTCAAGAGCTTCAAGCATTCCTTCAACCTGGTGAACCACATCCGGAGCCACACGGGGGAGCGTCCCTACCGCTGCACCATGTGCCCGAAAGGCTTCCGGGACTCCACCGGACTCCTGCACCATCAAGTGGTCCACACCGGAGAGAAGCCTTACTGTTGCCACGTCTGTGAGCTGCGTTTCTCCTCCCGCAGCAGCTTGGGCCGTCACCTCAAGCGGCAGCACCGGGCCTCCCCTGCCGCCACGGCCCCTCAGCCCCCTATCCCACGTTGCCTAGCCTGCGGGAAGGAGCAGAGCCCCCTGGGGCACCTCTGCAGCGCCGGGCGAGGCCGGGCCGCCCCTTTTGGCTGCGGGGCCTGCGGGCGGCACTTCCAGTTGGCCTGTGAGCTGCGACGCCATTGGCTGGCTCACACGGACATCAAGCCCTTTAAGTGCCCGGAATGCGAGCGGGACTTCAATGCCGCTTCCTTGTTGGAGCGCCACAAACTCACACACGCCAAGGACCGGCCCCCGCCTTGCCAAGTCTGCGTCGGGAAGGTCCAGCAGGCAGACAAGAGCCTGGCACCGGAAGGCCTGGGAGAGGGGCAGAAGGCGGGGGAGCCGGAAGACGGGGCCCTGCAGCACAGCAGAGGCTGCCCCAATCGCCACTCGCCGGACAGCCGGCCTCCGGAGACCTTGTACCAGTGCGAATGCGGGACCTTTTTCGCCAACGGCAACACCCTCGCGGCTCACTTGACCGCCCACGGCGGGGAGCCGTCCTTCACCTGCGGCATCTGCGGCCAGCCCTTTGTGAACCTGCAGTCCCTGGAGGAGCACCAGCTGAGCCACGCCGTGGCCGCCCCTCCCGCCCCCGGCTCGGGCAGCGAGCTGGAACGCCACCTCTTGCCCCAGCTGGACCTTCGGACGTTCCCAGCCCGGCCGGGCAAAAAACTCTACAAATGCAGCGAGTGCGAGAAATACTTCCGCAGCCCCCGGGACCTGGACCGTCACGTCTTGGTGCACACCGGCGAGAAGCCTTACCAGTGCACCGAGTGCGGGAAGTTCTTCCGCCACGAATGCTACCTGAAACGGCACCGGCTGCTGCACAGCGGCGAGCGTCCTTTCAAGTGCACCGTCTGCCACAAGGGCTTCATCACGCTCAGCAACCTCTCCCGGCATCTCAAGCTGCACCGCGGGATTGACTAG